In one window of Bradyrhizobium sp. AZCC 1721 DNA:
- a CDS encoding branched-chain amino acid ABC transporter permease yields the protein MTRFIERHPAWALILLIAVAVLLWLILAVWPPGLEEAIGRKRVFLNALFNGITLGSLYFLVASGFTLIFGLMRNVNLAHGSLYLFGGYIGYAISAWTGSWILGFIIAFFGVALVGIVLQIAVFRRMEGQDLRQTMVTIGLSIVFADLMLWAFGGDFYQIQTPSWLVGPIELPLVTAVRSSGEAVYLRYPLVRLVILVAAIVIGIAMWLALNRTRVGMMVRAGVDDRDMLAATGVPIQLVFVAVFALGAGLAGIAGVVGGTFQSLSPGEDTRFLLASLVVVIVGGMGSIPGAALGAVIIGLAEQLGSVYIPTYAIVVTFLIMVLVLALRPQGLLARR from the coding sequence GTGACAAGATTTATCGAACGCCATCCGGCATGGGCGCTGATCCTGCTGATCGCCGTCGCGGTGCTGTTGTGGCTGATCCTTGCCGTCTGGCCGCCCGGCCTTGAAGAGGCGATCGGCAGGAAGCGGGTCTTTCTCAACGCCCTGTTCAACGGCATCACGCTCGGCAGCCTTTACTTCCTGGTGGCCAGCGGCTTCACGCTCATCTTCGGCCTGATGCGCAACGTCAATCTGGCGCATGGCTCGCTTTATCTGTTCGGCGGCTACATCGGTTACGCCATCAGCGCCTGGACCGGTTCCTGGATCCTCGGCTTCATCATCGCATTTTTCGGTGTGGCGCTGGTCGGCATCGTCCTGCAGATCGCCGTCTTCCGCCGCATGGAAGGGCAGGATCTGCGCCAGACCATGGTCACGATCGGGCTCTCGATCGTGTTTGCCGATCTGATGCTGTGGGCCTTCGGCGGTGACTTCTATCAGATCCAGACGCCGAGCTGGCTGGTCGGCCCGATCGAATTGCCGCTGGTCACCGCGGTCAGATCGTCGGGCGAGGCGGTCTATTTGCGTTATCCGCTGGTGCGGCTCGTGATCCTGGTCGCGGCGATCGTGATCGGCATCGCGATGTGGCTGGCGCTCAACCGAACCCGCGTCGGCATGATGGTGCGCGCCGGCGTCGATGACCGCGACATGCTGGCGGCGACCGGCGTTCCTATCCAGCTCGTCTTCGTTGCCGTGTTCGCGCTTGGCGCCGGCCTTGCCGGCATCGCGGGCGTCGTCGGCGGAACCTTTCAGTCGCTTTCGCCCGGCGAGGATACCCGTTTTCTGCTCGCTTCCCTCGTCGTCGTCATTGTCGGCGGCATGGGATCGATCCCGGGCGCGGCGCTGGGCGCCGTCATCATCGGCCTCGCCGAGCAGCTCGGCTCCGTCTACATCCCGACTTATGCGATTGTCGTGACCTTCCTCATCATGGTGCTGGTGCTGGCGCTGCGGCCGCAGGGCCTGCTTGCGAGGCGCTGA
- a CDS encoding branched-chain amino acid ABC transporter permease translates to MSLVQGAHPQTSQPAKVRAALLAWPEFNKPAVWLVAVILLITPFIANGFFLIEIFATTLILGTVALSLMFLAGYGGMVSLMQLTVAGFAAYMVAVFGMSANTNISLGWPWWLATPMALILATAFGTLGGALAVRTEGIYTIMITLAIGAAFYYFTNQNWAIFGGHTGINTIATPRFWGIDWRSDIPFYYVTLGVAAFCYFAVQYVSRAPFGLALQGVRDNPRRMAALGFNVNAHRVAAYAFAAFIAALGGVLQVWNYRQISPGSVSVGACIDILIIAVVGGITRPIGPFIGAFIFVILRTFALDLLVKLGLDGNRFRLLIGLGFLAIVFWSSDGVIGLWERWRRGAATVDKRAGGGHGHG, encoded by the coding sequence ATGTCGTTGGTCCAGGGCGCACATCCTCAGACCAGTCAACCGGCAAAAGTGCGCGCGGCGTTGTTGGCATGGCCGGAATTCAACAAGCCGGCGGTCTGGCTGGTGGCCGTGATCCTCTTGATCACGCCGTTCATCGCCAACGGCTTCTTCCTGATCGAGATCTTTGCCACGACGCTGATCCTCGGGACCGTCGCGCTCAGCCTGATGTTCCTGGCGGGCTATGGCGGCATGGTCAGCCTGATGCAGCTCACCGTCGCCGGCTTTGCCGCCTATATGGTCGCGGTGTTCGGCATGAGCGCCAACACCAATATCAGCCTCGGCTGGCCGTGGTGGCTCGCAACGCCGATGGCGCTCATTCTGGCCACGGCGTTCGGCACGCTCGGCGGCGCGCTCGCGGTGCGCACCGAGGGCATCTACACCATCATGATCACGCTCGCGATCGGCGCGGCCTTCTACTATTTCACCAACCAGAACTGGGCGATCTTCGGCGGCCACACCGGCATCAACACCATCGCCACGCCGCGCTTCTGGGGCATCGACTGGCGCTCCGATATCCCCTTTTATTACGTCACGTTGGGCGTCGCAGCGTTTTGCTACTTCGCCGTTCAATACGTCTCGCGCGCGCCTTTCGGCCTCGCGCTGCAGGGCGTGCGCGACAATCCCCGCCGCATGGCGGCGCTCGGCTTCAATGTCAACGCGCACCGCGTAGCGGCCTACGCCTTCGCGGCCTTCATCGCCGCACTCGGCGGCGTCCTGCAGGTCTGGAACTACCGGCAGATTTCGCCCGGCTCGGTCAGCGTCGGCGCCTGCATCGACATCCTGATCATCGCCGTTGTCGGCGGCATCACCCGCCCCATCGGGCCCTTCATCGGCGCCTTCATCTTCGTCATCCTGCGCACCTTCGCGCTCGATCTATTGGTCAAGCTCGGGCTCGACGGCAACCGCTTCCGGCTGCTGATCGGCCTCGGCTTCCTCGCCATCGTGTTCTGGTCGTCGGATGGCGTGATCGGGCTATGGGAGCGGTGGCGCCGCGGCGCGGCGACCGTCGATAAACGCGCAGGCGGAGGCCACGGCCATGGATAG
- a CDS encoding ABC transporter ATP-binding protein: MDSAAPRFSAVGAGAALELRGVTRLFGALAALTDVTITVRPGERRAVLGSNGAGKTTLFNCVTGDFPPSSGTIRFFGEDITHFPPYERIRRGLRRTYQISALFPGLTVRDNVYLACRGVSRGRFSPLRPGANDALMHATEALIQAVHLTSVSEQRVAELAHGQQRQLEIALALAGAPRFILFDEPAAGLSPTERRELIDILTSLPAHIGYIIIEHDMDVALRVVESVTMMHNGRVFKEGLPHEIEADPEVQELYLGAGHE, translated from the coding sequence ATGGATAGCGCCGCGCCACGCTTTTCTGCTGTCGGCGCCGGCGCCGCGCTGGAGCTGCGCGGCGTAACCCGGCTGTTCGGCGCGCTGGCGGCGCTGACCGACGTCACCATCACGGTTCGTCCGGGCGAACGCCGCGCCGTGCTCGGCTCCAACGGCGCCGGCAAGACGACACTGTTCAATTGCGTGACCGGCGACTTTCCGCCGTCCTCCGGCACCATCCGCTTCTTCGGCGAGGACATCACCCACTTCCCGCCCTATGAGCGTATCAGGCGCGGCTTGCGCCGCACGTACCAGATATCGGCACTGTTCCCCGGCCTTACGGTGAGGGACAACGTCTACCTCGCCTGCCGCGGCGTTTCTCGCGGGCGATTCTCGCCGCTGCGCCCTGGGGCGAACGATGCCCTCATGCATGCGACAGAGGCGCTGATCCAGGCGGTGCACCTGACATCGGTCAGCGAGCAACGGGTCGCGGAACTCGCCCATGGCCAGCAGCGGCAGCTCGAGATCGCGCTCGCGCTCGCCGGCGCGCCGCGCTTCATCCTGTTCGACGAACCGGCCGCGGGCCTGTCACCCACCGAGCGGCGCGAATTGATCGATATCCTGACGTCGCTGCCCGCCCATATCGGCTACATCATCATCGAGCACGACATGGATGTCGCGCTTCGCGTCGTCGAAAGCGTCACGATGATGCACAACGGCCGTGTCTTCAAGGAAGGCCTGCCGCACGAGATCGAAGCCGACCCGGAGGTGCAGGAACTCTATCTGGGGGCCGGCCATGAGTGA
- a CDS encoding ABC transporter permease — MSDFSRSAPALEVRGLDVYYGHSHALQGVELTLDSGVFSVVGRNGMGKTTLCKTIMGLLRASGGSVRVRGEDITRLSPARIAQAGVGYVPQGRRLWRSLSVDEHLRLAAGMRRGVWTIDRIYQTFPRLAERKDHGGGQLSGGEQQMLAISRALLTNPHLLIMDEPTEGLAPVIVAQVEEMLVRLAEDGEMSVLVIEQNIGVATAISKNVAIMVNGRINRIIDSARLAADRELQQRLLGVGVVGVHAELETDIEATDASAEKTHPSPPRAPSTAPIRIYISNPTLPTRWSQPAPIARIEAAARTLSTGITRIEDVARQKRQAGAVVQSASGPPVVLVVGTLDTKGEELRFIRDVIAGHGLRTRLVDVSTSGKLATCDVSAQEIALNHGRGGSSVFGSDRGASVTAMADAFANWLRRQNSVAGIISAGGSGGASLVAPGMRGLPVGVPKLIISSVASGDVGPYVGPADITMMHSVTDVQGLNSISRAVLANGANAIAGMVKARLENQSAAERNARVALPAVGITMFGVTTPAVQKIAADLRSDFECLVFHATGVGGRSMEKLVDSGMLAVVVDLTTTEVCDLLMGGVFPATDDRFGAIIRSRVPFIGSVGALDMVNFGAPDTIPERYRQRKFHVHNPQVTLMRTTPEENDRIGRWIGEKLNRMDGPVRFFLPEGGVSALDAPSQPFWDPEADAALFTALERSVRQTGNRQLIRIRRHINEPEFASAIVNALRPLVGRPGTRRKVAR, encoded by the coding sequence ATGAGTGATTTCAGCCGTTCAGCACCTGCCCTCGAAGTCCGGGGCCTCGACGTTTACTACGGCCATTCCCACGCGCTGCAGGGCGTCGAGCTGACGCTGGATTCCGGCGTGTTCTCGGTGGTCGGCCGCAACGGCATGGGCAAGACCACGCTGTGCAAGACCATCATGGGCTTGCTGCGGGCGAGCGGCGGTTCGGTGCGCGTCCGCGGCGAGGACATTACCCGCCTCAGCCCGGCGCGAATCGCGCAAGCAGGCGTCGGCTACGTTCCGCAAGGGCGAAGGCTGTGGCGCTCGCTCAGCGTGGACGAACATCTGCGGCTGGCGGCCGGGATGCGGCGCGGCGTCTGGACCATCGATCGCATCTACCAGACGTTTCCCCGCCTTGCCGAGCGCAAAGATCATGGTGGCGGCCAGCTCTCGGGCGGCGAACAGCAGATGCTGGCGATCTCGCGCGCGCTTCTCACCAACCCGCATCTCCTCATCATGGACGAGCCGACCGAAGGCCTTGCGCCTGTCATCGTCGCCCAGGTCGAGGAAATGCTGGTGCGGCTTGCCGAAGACGGCGAGATGTCGGTGCTGGTGATCGAGCAGAATATCGGCGTCGCCACGGCGATTTCGAAGAACGTCGCGATCATGGTCAATGGCCGCATCAATCGCATCATCGACTCCGCGCGCCTTGCCGCCGACCGCGAGTTGCAGCAACGTCTGCTCGGTGTTGGAGTCGTTGGTGTCCACGCCGAGCTGGAAACGGATATCGAAGCTACCGATGCGAGCGCGGAGAAGACGCATCCCTCCCCGCCGCGCGCCCCGAGCACGGCGCCAATCCGCATCTATATCTCCAATCCCACGCTGCCGACGCGCTGGTCGCAGCCGGCACCGATTGCGCGCATCGAGGCAGCCGCGCGCACGCTTTCGACGGGTATCACCCGGATCGAAGACGTCGCACGACAAAAACGCCAAGCCGGTGCCGTCGTTCAATCCGCGTCCGGGCCACCGGTCGTTCTCGTCGTCGGCACCCTCGATACTAAGGGCGAGGAGCTGCGCTTCATCCGCGACGTGATCGCCGGTCACGGTTTGCGGACGCGCCTGGTCGACGTGTCCACCAGCGGCAAGCTCGCCACCTGCGACGTCTCCGCCCAGGAAATCGCGCTCAACCACGGCCGCGGCGGGTCGAGCGTGTTCGGGTCCGACCGCGGCGCGTCGGTGACCGCGATGGCCGATGCCTTCGCCAATTGGCTGCGCCGTCAGAACAGTGTCGCAGGCATCATTTCGGCCGGCGGCTCCGGCGGCGCCTCGCTGGTCGCGCCGGGCATGCGCGGCCTTCCCGTCGGCGTGCCGAAACTCATCATCTCATCCGTCGCATCGGGAGACGTCGGCCCTTATGTCGGACCTGCCGATATCACGATGATGCATTCGGTCACCGACGTGCAGGGGCTCAACTCGATCTCGCGTGCCGTGCTCGCCAACGGCGCCAACGCCATCGCCGGCATGGTGAAGGCGCGTCTCGAAAATCAAAGCGCGGCCGAGCGTAACGCGCGGGTTGCGTTGCCCGCTGTCGGCATCACCATGTTTGGCGTGACAACACCAGCCGTGCAGAAGATCGCCGCCGATCTCCGCAGTGATTTCGAGTGTCTCGTCTTCCACGCCACCGGCGTCGGCGGCCGCTCGATGGAAAAGCTGGTCGATTCCGGAATGCTCGCAGTCGTCGTCGATCTCACGACGACGGAAGTCTGCGATCTCCTGATGGGCGGCGTGTTCCCGGCGACCGACGACCGCTTTGGCGCGATCATCCGCAGCCGCGTCCCCTTCATCGGTTCGGTCGGCGCGCTCGACATGGTCAATTTCGGTGCGCCCGACACCATCCCCGAACGCTACCGCCAGCGCAAATTCCACGTTCACAATCCGCAGGTGACCTTGATGCGCACCACGCCGGAAGAGAACGACCGCATCGGCCGCTGGATCGGCGAAAAACTCAACCGGATGGACGGGCCGGTGCGCTTCTTCCTGCCGGAAGGCGGCGTTTCCGCGCTCGACGCCCCTAGCCAGCCGTTCTGGGATCCGGAAGCCGACGCGGCGCTGTTTACAGCGCTGGAACGCAGCGTGCGCCAGACCGGCAACCGCCAGCTCATCCGCATCAGGCGCCACATCAACGAACCCGAATTTGCATCCGCCATCGTCAACGCGCTCCGTCCTCTGGTCGGACGCCCGGGGACACGTCGGAAAGTCGCGAGGTGA
- a CDS encoding phosphoenolpyruvate hydrolase family protein: MAKFERSAILKKFRNMAAKGEPIVGGGAGTGLSAKCEEAGGVDLIVIYNSGRYRMAGRGSLAGLMPYGDANAIVLEMAGEVLPVVTRTPVLAGVNGTDPFRDMDSFLDQLKALGFAGVQNFPTVGLIDGVFRANLEETGMSYALEIDMIAKARDKDMLTTPYVFSESEAAAMAIAGADIIVCHLGLTTGGAIGAHTAPKLEDCPEQIDTWAAAALSVNPDILVLAHGGPIAEPADADFIMKHTRKCHGFYGASSMERLPVERALTEQVRKFKAIGAR, encoded by the coding sequence ATGGCGAAGTTCGAACGTTCAGCCATCCTGAAGAAGTTTCGCAACATGGCCGCCAAGGGCGAGCCGATCGTCGGCGGCGGCGCGGGCACCGGCCTATCGGCCAAATGCGAGGAAGCCGGCGGCGTCGACCTGATCGTGATCTACAATTCCGGCCGCTACCGCATGGCCGGTCGCGGCTCCCTCGCCGGACTGATGCCCTATGGCGACGCCAACGCGATCGTGCTGGAGATGGCTGGCGAAGTGCTCCCCGTCGTCACCCGGACGCCGGTGCTGGCGGGCGTCAACGGCACCGACCCGTTCCGCGACATGGACAGTTTTCTCGATCAGTTGAAGGCGCTCGGCTTTGCCGGCGTGCAGAACTTTCCGACCGTCGGCCTGATCGACGGCGTATTCCGCGCCAATCTCGAGGAAACCGGGATGTCCTATGCGTTGGAGATCGACATGATCGCCAAGGCGCGCGACAAGGACATGCTGACGACGCCCTATGTGTTCAGCGAGAGCGAAGCCGCGGCAATGGCGATCGCGGGCGCCGACATCATCGTCTGCCATCTCGGCCTGACCACCGGCGGCGCGATCGGTGCGCATACCGCGCCGAAGCTCGAAGACTGTCCGGAACAGATCGACACCTGGGCGGCAGCCGCGCTCAGCGTCAATCCGGACATTTTGGTTCTGGCCCATGGCGGCCCGATCGCCGAGCCCGCCGACGCCGACTTCATCATGAAACATACGCGCAAGTGCCACGGCTTCTACGGCGCCTCCTCGATGGAGCGCCTGCCGGTGGAGCGGGCGCTGACGGAACAGGTCCGCAAATTCAAGGCGATCGGCGCGCGGTAA